A single region of the Enterobacter cloacae complex sp. R_G8 genome encodes:
- the yeiB gene encoding DUF418 domain-containing protein YeiB, with protein sequence MERNVTLDFVRGVAILGILLLNISAFGLPKAAYLNPAWYGDISRSDAWTWAILDLFAQVKFLTLFALLFGAGLHLLLKRGTRWIQSRLTLLVLLGFIHGLFFWDGDILLAYGLVGLICWRLIRDAHSVKSLFNTGVMLYVMGLGVLLLLGMISGEATNRSWIPDAANLQYEQFWKLKGGAEAISNRADMLGDNLLALGAQYGWQLAGMMLMGASLMRTGWLKGEFSLRHYRRTGALLVLLGVAINLPAVIAQWHLHWDYRWCAFLLQVPRELSAPFQTIGYAALIYGFWPQLSRLWIVSAVACVGRMALSNYLLQTLICTTLFYRFGLFMKFDRLTLLAFVIPVWMVNLTFSVIWLRYFRQGPLEWGWRQLTAKASGVSLSNTSR encoded by the coding sequence ATGGAGCGAAACGTCACGCTCGATTTTGTTCGCGGCGTCGCCATTCTCGGTATCCTGCTGCTTAATATCAGCGCCTTCGGCTTGCCGAAGGCCGCCTATCTCAACCCGGCCTGGTATGGCGACATCAGCCGCAGCGATGCCTGGACCTGGGCGATCCTCGATCTCTTTGCACAGGTGAAATTCCTCACCCTGTTTGCGCTGCTGTTTGGTGCTGGCCTGCACCTGCTGCTCAAACGCGGCACCCGCTGGATACAATCACGTCTGACGCTGCTGGTTCTCCTTGGCTTTATTCACGGCCTGTTCTTCTGGGATGGTGATATTCTTCTCGCCTATGGATTGGTCGGGCTGATTTGCTGGCGGCTGATCCGCGACGCGCACAGCGTAAAAAGCCTGTTTAATACCGGCGTCATGCTCTATGTCATGGGGCTTGGCGTACTGCTGTTGCTGGGTATGATTTCCGGCGAGGCGACCAATCGCTCGTGGATACCGGACGCCGCCAACCTGCAGTATGAGCAGTTCTGGAAGCTAAAAGGCGGTGCGGAAGCGATAAGCAACCGTGCGGATATGCTGGGCGATAACCTGCTGGCGCTGGGTGCGCAATACGGCTGGCAACTGGCGGGGATGATGCTGATGGGCGCATCCCTGATGCGTACCGGCTGGCTGAAAGGGGAATTTAGCCTGCGCCACTACCGTCGCACAGGGGCTTTGCTGGTGCTACTGGGGGTGGCGATCAATCTCCCGGCGGTGATCGCGCAGTGGCATCTTCACTGGGATTACCGCTGGTGCGCTTTCCTGCTGCAGGTTCCGCGCGAGCTCAGTGCCCCGTTCCAGACCATCGGCTACGCCGCGCTCATCTATGGCTTCTGGCCGCAGCTCTCCCGTCTCTGGATTGTCAGTGCTGTTGCCTGCGTCGGCCGCATGGCGTTAAGCAATTATCTGCTGCAGACTCTCATCTGCACCACGCTGTTCTACCGATTTGGCCTGTTTATGAAATTCGACCGCCTTACGCTGCTGGCGTTTGTTATTCCGGTCTGGATGGTAAACCTGACGTTTTCGGTTATCTGGCTACGCTATTTCCGCCAGGGGCCGCTGGAGTGGGGGTGGCGTCAGTTAACCGCAAAAGCGTCAGGCGTTTCATTGAGTAATACATCCAGATAA
- the fghA gene encoding S-formylglutathione hydrolase — protein MELLEEHRCFEGRQQRWRHDSAVLNCAMTFSIFLPPTDEGAKPPVLFWLSGLTCNDENFTTKAGAQRVAAELGIALVMPDTSPRGDEVADDAGYDLGKGAGFYLNATEQPWASHYRMYDYIADELPALIQREFAVSNRCAISGHSMGGHGALIMALKNPGRYTSVSAFAPIVNPTQVPWGQKAFTNYLGDDAQRWQEWDSCALMLASQPGSAIPTLVDQGDADQFLAGQLQPAVLAEAARQKDWPLTLRIQPGYDHSYYFIASFIEDHLRFHAEHLFG, from the coding sequence ATGGAACTGCTCGAAGAGCATCGTTGTTTTGAAGGTCGACAGCAGCGCTGGCGCCACGACTCCGCCGTACTGAACTGTGCCATGACGTTCAGCATTTTCCTGCCGCCCACTGATGAGGGTGCTAAGCCCCCGGTTCTGTTCTGGCTCTCGGGGTTAACCTGTAACGATGAGAACTTCACCACTAAAGCGGGCGCGCAGCGTGTGGCGGCCGAGCTGGGTATCGCCCTGGTGATGCCAGACACCAGCCCGCGTGGCGATGAGGTGGCGGACGATGCCGGATATGATCTGGGCAAAGGGGCCGGGTTCTATCTGAACGCCACCGAGCAGCCGTGGGCAAGCCATTACCGCATGTACGACTACATTGCCGACGAGCTGCCAGCGCTGATCCAGCGTGAGTTTGCGGTAAGCAACCGGTGTGCCATCAGCGGGCATTCTATGGGTGGACACGGCGCGTTGATCATGGCGCTAAAAAACCCGGGCAGATACACCAGCGTGTCCGCGTTTGCGCCGATTGTGAACCCCACCCAGGTCCCGTGGGGGCAGAAAGCCTTTACAAATTATCTGGGCGATGACGCGCAACGCTGGCAGGAATGGGACAGTTGCGCCCTGATGCTGGCGAGCCAGCCAGGAAGTGCGATCCCGACGCTTGTCGATCAAGGTGATGCGGATCAGTTCCTGGCAGGGCAATTACAACCTGCCGTGCTGGCTGAAGCCGCACGTCAGAAGGACTGGCCGCTGACGCTGCGCATTCAGCCAGGCTATGACCACAGCTATTACTTCATCGCCTCCTTTATTGAGGATCATCTTCGTTTCCATGCGGAGCATTTGTTCGGGTAA
- the folE gene encoding GTP cyclohydrolase I FolE: MSSLSKEAALVHEALVARGLETPLRPPVQEVDNETRKRLIAGHMTEIMQLLNLDLSDDSLMETPHRIAKMYVDEIFSGLDYANFPKITVIENKMKVDEMVTVRDITLTSTCEHHFVTIDGKATVAYIPKDTVIGLSKINRIVQFFAQRPQVQERLTQQILTALQTLLGTNNVAVSIDAVHYCVKARGVRDATSATTTTSLGGLFKSSQNTRQEFLRAVRHHN, from the coding sequence ATGTCATCACTCAGTAAAGAAGCGGCCCTTGTCCACGAAGCCCTGGTTGCGCGCGGTCTTGAAACGCCACTGCGTCCACCCGTTCAGGAAGTGGATAATGAAACCCGTAAACGTCTTATTGCCGGGCACATGACCGAGATCATGCAACTGCTGAATCTCGATCTGAGCGACGACAGTTTGATGGAAACGCCGCATCGCATCGCAAAAATGTATGTCGACGAAATTTTCTCCGGCCTGGATTACGCCAACTTCCCGAAAATCACCGTCATTGAAAACAAAATGAAGGTGGATGAGATGGTCACGGTGCGTGATATCACGCTGACCAGCACCTGTGAACACCACTTTGTGACCATCGACGGTAAAGCGACCGTGGCTTACATTCCCAAAGATACGGTGATTGGTCTGTCCAAAATCAACCGTATCGTGCAGTTCTTTGCCCAACGCCCACAGGTGCAGGAGCGTCTGACGCAGCAGATCCTGACCGCGCTGCAAACGCTGCTGGGCACCAATAATGTCGCGGTCTCCATTGACGCGGTTCACTACTGCGTGAAAGCGCGCGGTGTGCGTGATGCCACCAGTGCGACCACCACCACGTCGCTGGGCGGTCTGTTTAAATCCAGCCAGAACACCCGCCAGGAGTTCCTGCGCGCTGTGCGTCACCACAACTAA
- a CDS encoding ligand-gated channel protein has product MTIPRVKALAIAVGIATLPHVVHAAEQDTVVVTATGFEQKIQNAPASISVISKQQIEDKAYRDVTDALKDVPGVVVTGGGSSSDISIRGMASQYTLFLVNGKRISTRSTRPNSDNAGIEQGWLPPLESIERIEVIRGPMSSLYGSDAMGGVINVITKKVSNTKAWTGSLHGDATFQENNDSGDIFQTNAYASGPLIDGLLGAKVTGLLSRRAEDKIVNGYNEQKMRNGGITLNFTPDEQNDFDLDFARELQDRNSTPGMSKATETCRGNTCKPNTKSETRYEHTTYALTHNGYYSDFNTTSYIQQEETNNPDRDMRSWNTTFNNQNQIFLGDHTLTLGGQYRYEKLRDNGNQLQAADGLNKLTRWSWALFAEDEWAMTDSFTLTGGLRMDKDQNYGTNWTPRGYGVWHLADQWTLKGGVSAGYRAPDLRQSSASWGQATGGGRLDGIIVGNPDLKPEKSLSEEIALLWDNSDNLNAGVTLFNTDFKDKITEVRRCNSSADPACTIGNHTYDFVSDRVNVDKANMRGVESTFGWKITRDVNWTANYTYTESEQKSGQFSGKPLNKMPKHMFNTTLDWQATPDVGFWSRLNLRGKTSEYLSRTSMSQGTPSYTQVDVGLRYNANKNLLVTAGVYNVLDKQIDYDTYDTVLDGRRYTVGMTYSF; this is encoded by the coding sequence ATGACTATACCTCGCGTTAAGGCACTGGCTATCGCCGTTGGCATCGCCACACTTCCCCACGTCGTTCACGCAGCCGAACAGGACACCGTTGTCGTCACTGCCACCGGGTTTGAACAAAAGATCCAGAATGCCCCCGCCTCGATATCCGTAATTTCGAAACAGCAAATTGAAGACAAAGCGTACCGCGACGTCACCGATGCGCTGAAAGATGTACCGGGCGTGGTCGTCACTGGTGGGGGCAGCAGCAGCGATATCAGCATTCGCGGCATGGCTTCCCAGTACACGCTGTTCCTGGTCAACGGCAAACGTATCAGTACCCGCAGCACGCGCCCAAACAGCGATAACGCGGGTATTGAACAAGGCTGGCTGCCGCCGCTGGAGTCCATCGAACGCATCGAAGTGATCCGCGGCCCGATGTCATCGCTGTATGGCTCGGACGCCATGGGCGGTGTGATCAACGTGATCACCAAAAAAGTGTCGAATACCAAAGCCTGGACCGGCTCTTTACATGGCGATGCCACGTTCCAGGAAAACAATGATTCCGGCGATATTTTCCAGACCAACGCCTATGCTTCGGGCCCACTGATTGACGGCCTGCTGGGGGCAAAAGTGACGGGACTGCTGTCACGCCGCGCGGAAGATAAAATCGTCAACGGGTATAACGAGCAGAAGATGCGTAACGGCGGCATTACCCTGAACTTTACCCCGGACGAGCAGAATGATTTCGATCTCGATTTTGCCCGTGAACTTCAGGACAGAAACAGCACGCCAGGCATGTCCAAAGCGACAGAAACCTGCCGCGGCAACACCTGCAAGCCGAACACAAAGAGTGAGACGCGCTACGAGCATACGACGTACGCATTAACCCATAACGGCTATTACAGCGACTTCAATACCACCAGCTACATTCAGCAGGAAGAGACCAACAACCCGGATCGCGACATGCGCTCCTGGAACACGACGTTCAACAACCAGAACCAGATCTTCCTGGGTGACCATACGTTGACCCTCGGCGGGCAGTATCGTTATGAGAAACTGCGCGATAACGGCAACCAGCTGCAAGCCGCTGATGGGCTCAACAAACTGACGCGCTGGAGCTGGGCGCTATTTGCCGAAGATGAATGGGCGATGACCGACAGCTTTACGCTGACCGGTGGTCTGCGGATGGATAAAGACCAAAACTACGGCACCAACTGGACGCCACGCGGCTATGGCGTGTGGCATCTGGCCGATCAGTGGACGCTAAAAGGTGGCGTCTCCGCTGGCTACCGTGCGCCGGACCTGCGTCAGTCTTCAGCCAGCTGGGGCCAGGCAACGGGCGGTGGACGTCTTGATGGCATCATTGTCGGCAATCCGGATCTGAAACCGGAGAAGAGCCTGAGCGAAGAGATCGCCCTGCTCTGGGATAACAGCGACAATCTGAATGCCGGAGTGACGCTGTTCAATACCGACTTCAAGGATAAGATCACCGAAGTGCGCCGCTGTAACAGCAGCGCCGATCCTGCCTGCACCATTGGTAATCACACCTATGATTTCGTCAGCGACCGCGTCAATGTGGACAAAGCGAACATGCGCGGTGTGGAATCCACCTTCGGCTGGAAAATTACCCGTGATGTGAACTGGACCGCCAACTACACCTACACGGAATCGGAGCAGAAAAGTGGCCAATTCTCTGGCAAGCCGCTGAACAAAATGCCGAAACACATGTTCAATACCACCCTCGACTGGCAGGCCACGCCGGATGTCGGGTTCTGGAGCCGTCTGAACCTGCGCGGTAAAACGTCTGAATACCTGAGCCGTACCTCAATGTCTCAGGGCACACCGTCCTATACCCAGGTTGATGTCGGTCTGCGCTATAACGCGAATAAAAACCTGCTGGTCACCGCCGGCGTTTACAACGTGCTTGATAAGCAGATTGATTACGATACCTACGACACCGTACTCGACGGCCGCCGCTATACCGTCGGCATGACGTACAGCTTCTAA
- the mglA gene encoding galactose/methyl galactoside ABC transporter ATP-binding protein MglA: MVSTTTQSSGEYLLEMNGINKSFPGVKALDNVNLKVRPHSIHALMGENGAGKSTLLKCLFGIYQKDSGSILFQGKEIDFHSAKEALENGISMVHQELNLVLQRSVMDNMWLGRYPTKGVFVDQDKMYRDTKAIFDELDIDIDPRARVGTLSVSQMQMIEIAKAFSYDAKIVIMDEPTSSLTEKEVNHLFTIIRKLKERGCGIVYISHKMEEIFQLCDEITILRDGQWIATQPLEGLDMDKIIAMMVGRSLNQRFPDKENKPGEVILEVRNLTSLRQPSIRDVSFDLHKGEILGIAGLVGAKRTDIVETLFGIREKAEGTITLHGKKINNHNANEAINNGFALVTEERRSTGIYAYLDINFNSLISNIRNYKNKVGLLDNSRMKSDTQWVIDSMRVKTPGHRTQIGSLSGGNQQKVIIGRWLLTQPEILMLDEPTRGIDVGAKFEIYQLIAELAKKDKGIIIISSEMPELLGITDRILVMSNGLVAGIVDTKTTTQNEILRLASLHL, encoded by the coding sequence ATGGTCAGCACAACTACTCAGTCGTCCGGTGAATACTTGTTGGAAATGAACGGCATCAACAAGTCGTTTCCCGGTGTTAAGGCACTCGATAATGTTAATTTAAAAGTTCGTCCTCACTCTATTCATGCGTTAATGGGGGAAAACGGGGCAGGTAAATCAACATTATTAAAATGTCTTTTTGGGATCTATCAAAAAGATTCTGGCAGTATTCTTTTTCAGGGGAAAGAGATCGATTTCCATTCAGCAAAAGAAGCACTGGAAAACGGTATCTCAATGGTTCACCAGGAATTGAACCTGGTACTGCAACGTTCGGTAATGGATAATATGTGGTTGGGTCGTTATCCCACCAAAGGTGTTTTTGTCGATCAGGACAAAATGTACCGTGACACCAAAGCCATTTTCGATGAGCTGGATATTGATATCGATCCGCGCGCCCGCGTGGGAACATTATCCGTCTCACAAATGCAGATGATCGAAATTGCCAAAGCGTTCTCCTATGATGCGAAAATTGTCATCATGGATGAACCGACCTCGTCATTAACGGAAAAAGAGGTTAACCACCTTTTTACCATTATTCGTAAGCTGAAAGAGCGCGGCTGCGGCATTGTTTATATCTCCCATAAAATGGAAGAGATCTTCCAGCTGTGTGATGAGATAACCATCCTGCGCGACGGCCAGTGGATTGCCACCCAGCCTCTGGAAGGGCTGGACATGGACAAGATCATCGCCATGATGGTAGGCCGTTCCCTGAACCAGCGTTTCCCGGATAAAGAGAACAAGCCAGGCGAGGTGATCCTTGAGGTCCGTAACCTGACCTCGTTGCGCCAGCCCTCCATTCGCGATGTCTCCTTCGACCTGCACAAGGGCGAAATTCTGGGTATTGCTGGCCTGGTCGGGGCAAAACGTACTGATATCGTTGAAACCCTGTTTGGTATTCGTGAGAAAGCCGAAGGCACCATCACGCTGCACGGTAAGAAAATCAACAACCACAACGCCAACGAGGCCATTAATAATGGTTTTGCGCTGGTAACGGAAGAGCGCCGTTCAACCGGTATTTATGCCTATCTGGATATTAACTTTAACTCGTTAATTTCTAATATTCGCAACTATAAAAACAAAGTTGGACTGCTGGATAATTCCCGCATGAAGAGCGATACCCAGTGGGTTATTGACTCCATGCGCGTAAAAACGCCAGGTCATCGTACGCAAATTGGTTCGTTGTCGGGCGGTAACCAGCAGAAAGTCATTATCGGTCGTTGGTTATTAACGCAGCCAGAAATTCTGATGCTGGATGAACCGACCCGTGGTATTGACGTCGGCGCGAAGTTTGAAATTTATCAGCTGATTGCCGAGCTGGCGAAAAAGGATAAAGGGATCATTATCATCTCTTCCGAAATGCCGGAATTGTTAGGGATCACGGACCGTATTCTGGTTATGAGCAATGGTCTCGTTGCCGGTATTGTTGACACGAAAACGACAACGCAAAACGAAATTTTGCGTTTAGCGTCTTTGCACCTTTAA
- the galS gene encoding HTH-type transcriptional regulator GalS — protein sequence MITIRDVARQAGVSVATVSRVLNNSALVSPETRETVMKAVTQLGYRPNANAQALATQVSDTVGVVVMDVSDAFFGALVKAVDVVAQQHQKYVLIGNSYHEAEKERYAIEVLIRQRCNALIVHSKALSDEELAGFMEQIPGMVLINRIVPGYAHRCVGLDNVSGAMMATRMLINNGHQRIGYLASSHAIEDDELRREGWQNALKEHGIAPSESWVGTGTPDMQGGEAAMVELLGRNLQLSAVFAYNDSMAAGALTALKDNGIAVPQHLSLIGFDDIPIARYTDPQLTTVRYPIASMAKLATELALQGAAGQLDPGATHCFMPTLVRRHSVSARQIVVPITN from the coding sequence ATGATCACCATTCGTGACGTCGCCCGTCAGGCGGGCGTTTCTGTGGCTACCGTCTCTCGCGTGCTAAACAATAGTGCGCTGGTCAGCCCTGAAACCCGTGAAACCGTGATGAAAGCCGTGACCCAACTGGGTTACCGGCCCAATGCTAACGCGCAGGCGCTGGCTACCCAGGTCAGTGACACCGTGGGCGTGGTGGTGATGGACGTGTCGGATGCGTTTTTTGGGGCGCTGGTTAAAGCGGTGGATGTTGTCGCCCAGCAGCACCAGAAGTATGTGCTGATCGGCAACAGCTATCATGAAGCAGAAAAAGAGCGCTATGCCATCGAAGTGCTGATCCGCCAGCGTTGTAACGCGCTGATTGTCCATTCAAAAGCCCTGAGTGATGAAGAACTTGCCGGATTTATGGAGCAGATCCCCGGCATGGTACTGATCAACCGTATTGTGCCCGGCTATGCCCACCGCTGCGTAGGGCTGGATAACGTGAGTGGCGCGATGATGGCCACGCGTATGCTGATTAATAACGGGCATCAGCGGATCGGATATCTGGCGTCCAGCCACGCGATTGAGGACGATGAACTGCGTCGCGAAGGCTGGCAAAACGCCCTGAAAGAGCACGGCATTGCGCCTTCTGAAAGCTGGGTAGGTACCGGCACACCGGACATGCAGGGAGGGGAGGCGGCGATGGTCGAACTGCTGGGCCGCAACCTGCAGCTCTCTGCGGTGTTTGCGTACAACGACAGCATGGCCGCCGGGGCACTGACCGCGTTAAAAGATAACGGCATTGCGGTGCCACAGCATTTATCGTTGATCGGTTTTGATGATATTCCCATTGCCCGTTACACCGACCCGCAGCTGACAACGGTACGCTATCCCATTGCCTCAATGGCCAAACTGGCGACAGAGCTGGCGTTACAGGGCGCGGCAGGGCAGCTGGATCCGGGGGCAACTCACTGTTTCATGCCGACGTTAGTGCGTCGTCATTCGGTCTCTGCCCGGCAAATTGTGGTTCCGATCACTAACTGA
- a CDS encoding MFS transporter, whose product MALRIALSGFVVLVVAMGIGRFAFTPQVPLMIAAGQLTLTSAGLVAAMNYLGYLVGAWDAMRAHRFVETRLWLGITGAVALTLLSAAADNPLVHGLLRFVIGCMSGWSMVLIAAWTNERLGQLGKPGLSAAVFAGPGAGIALSGLLAVYIQAKALSAGAAWQIYGVLALVLIALIARYLPRAGQLHRPGSAPEPLILTQDLKRLVWSYSLAGFGYILPATFLSQMAAVRFPGSLFAQFVWPIFGIAAVVGIVLSIVLRHTSTSNRRLAIVLWLQGAGVLSAWLLPGISGLLTGGLLVGGGFLCAVQLSLLYGRELAPEHTRYMAGLLTTGYAIGQLVGPMTSALSTWLTHKLEPALGLAGVALFIGGALVWNRQAERQQQLQ is encoded by the coding sequence ATGGCGCTGCGAATTGCGCTCAGTGGATTTGTGGTTCTGGTGGTGGCGATGGGGATTGGGCGCTTCGCGTTTACCCCACAGGTGCCGCTGATGATTGCCGCCGGGCAACTCACGCTCACCAGCGCAGGTCTGGTGGCGGCGATGAACTATCTGGGCTATCTGGTGGGCGCATGGGATGCGATGCGCGCCCATCGCTTTGTTGAAACCCGCCTCTGGCTGGGCATTACTGGCGCGGTGGCGCTGACGCTGCTTTCCGCCGCGGCAGATAACCCGCTGGTACATGGTCTTCTGCGCTTTGTGATTGGCTGCATGAGCGGCTGGTCGATGGTGTTGATTGCCGCCTGGACCAACGAGCGGCTGGGGCAACTGGGTAAACCGGGCCTGAGCGCGGCCGTGTTTGCCGGGCCGGGTGCTGGTATCGCCCTGAGCGGATTGCTTGCGGTTTATATCCAGGCGAAAGCGTTATCGGCCGGGGCTGCATGGCAGATCTACGGCGTGCTGGCGCTGGTGCTTATCGCATTGATTGCCCGCTATTTACCGCGTGCCGGGCAACTTCACCGGCCGGGCAGTGCGCCTGAACCATTGATTCTGACGCAAGATTTAAAGCGCCTGGTCTGGAGCTACAGCCTGGCCGGGTTTGGCTACATCCTGCCTGCGACGTTCTTATCGCAAATGGCGGCCGTGCGTTTCCCCGGTAGCCTGTTTGCACAGTTTGTCTGGCCGATCTTTGGCATCGCCGCTGTGGTGGGCATCGTGCTCAGCATCGTTTTGCGTCACACCTCTACCTCGAACCGCAGGCTGGCTATCGTGCTGTGGTTACAGGGGGCGGGCGTGCTGTCGGCCTGGCTACTGCCGGGGATTAGCGGTTTGCTGACGGGCGGTCTGCTGGTGGGGGGCGGATTCCTGTGTGCCGTTCAGCTCTCTTTACTCTACGGGCGCGAGCTGGCACCCGAACATACCCGCTACATGGCGGGGCTGCTGACCACCGGTTACGCCATTGGCCAGTTAGTGGGGCCGATGACCTCAGCGTTATCCACCTGGCTTACCCACAAGCTTGAGCCTGCACTGGGGCTGGCAGGCGTGGCGCTGTTCATTGGCGGCGCGCTGGTGTGGAACCGTCAGGCTGAAAGGCAACAGCAATTGCAATAA
- the mglB gene encoding galactose/glucose ABC transporter substrate-binding protein MglB, with the protein MNKKVLTLSAVMASMLFGAAAHAADTRIGVTIYKYDDNFMSVVRKAIEKDAKAAPDVQLLMNDSQNDQSKQNDQIDVLLAKGVKALAINLVDPAAAGTVIEKARGQNVPIVFFNKEPSRKALDSYDKAYYVGTDSKESGIIQGDLIAKHWAANPNWDLNKDGQIQFVLLKGEPGHPDAEARTTYVVKELNDKGLKTQQLALDTAMWDTAQAKDKMDAWLSGPNANKIEVVIANNDAMAMGAVEALKAHNKSSIPVFGVDALPEALALVKSGAMAGTVLNDANNQAKATFDLAKNLADGKGAADGTNWKIDNKIVRVPYVGVDQSNLAEFIGK; encoded by the coding sequence ATGAATAAGAAGGTGTTGACTCTGTCTGCTGTAATGGCAAGCATGCTTTTTGGTGCTGCAGCGCACGCTGCGGATACCCGTATTGGTGTGACTATCTATAAATACGACGACAACTTCATGTCTGTTGTGCGTAAAGCGATCGAGAAAGATGCTAAAGCAGCGCCAGATGTTCAGCTGCTGATGAATGACTCCCAGAACGACCAGTCCAAACAGAACGACCAGATCGATGTTCTGCTGGCAAAAGGCGTGAAAGCACTGGCAATCAACCTGGTTGACCCGGCTGCTGCAGGCACAGTTATTGAGAAAGCGCGCGGCCAGAATGTGCCAATCGTCTTCTTCAACAAAGAACCTTCCCGTAAAGCGCTGGACAGCTATGACAAAGCGTATTACGTCGGTACTGACTCCAAAGAGTCCGGTATTATTCAGGGCGATCTGATCGCGAAACACTGGGCGGCCAACCCGAACTGGGATCTGAACAAAGACGGCCAGATCCAGTTTGTGCTGCTGAAAGGCGAACCGGGCCACCCGGATGCTGAAGCGCGTACCACTTACGTTGTCAAAGAGCTGAACGACAAGGGCCTGAAAACCCAGCAGCTGGCCTTAGATACCGCAATGTGGGATACCGCTCAGGCGAAAGACAAAATGGACGCGTGGCTGTCTGGTCCTAACGCGAACAAAATTGAAGTGGTTATCGCTAACAACGACGCGATGGCTATGGGGGCGGTAGAAGCCCTGAAAGCACACAACAAATCCTCTATCCCTGTGTTCGGCGTGGATGCGCTGCCAGAAGCCCTGGCGCTGGTGAAATCGGGTGCGATGGCCGGTACCGTGCTGAACGATGCCAATAACCAGGCGAAAGCGACCTTCGATCTGGCGAAAAACCTGGCCGACGGTAAAGGTGCGGCTGATGGCACCAACTGGAAAATCGACAATAAAATCGTTCGCGTACCTTACGTGGGCGTAGACCAGTCCAACCTGGCTGAGTTTATCGGTAAATAA